A window of Falco cherrug isolate bFalChe1 chromosome 14, bFalChe1.pri, whole genome shotgun sequence genomic DNA:
GCCCTGAGGCTGGGCTGCTCCCCTCCCACTACTTGTGAAGCCTTAAAGAAACGGGCTTTTGTGTTGTAATTCCTCAGGGGAAGAGTTTAATGGAGCACACAGAGGAAACAACCCATCTTCACGGAGAGCTGTAACATTTCCCTCGCCTTCAGAGACATTTTCCTGGCGTGTCTGATGGCAACCAGCTCGAGCACCCcccagggcaggtggggagTCCAGCCCCACGCCCACGGGGGTGTCCTGAGTGGGGCTACGTGTGTGCCACATGCCTCCCACAAAGCCCAAAGGAGGATctgcccccttcccctcccaagGGGCTgcacagcaggacaggctgctcccagcacaggaaGGGAAGACCTGGTTTCATCTCCCTGCTGCTCGGCACGGGACACGGGGAAGGTGACCCTGTTTCGGCTCAGGGCTGTACTCACCACGAAGGTGTCGTAGGAGAATTTGTGCCTGtggaggaggtgctggaggaAGTTGGCACTCTTGTAGCTGGGATCCCCCCAGGGCATGGCTGAGCAGACGGGGCACACctgcagtgggcagggacaaaGGACAACTATGACCACAGACCCCTCTGCTTCTATCCCCTGGAGAGGAGAGTAGTGTTCCCTCTCTTTCTGACAGAGTGATCTGCAGAGGATGTGCTAAATAGGGGATCCCTCAGTCCCCCGAGCAGATCCCTTGCTGCACAGAGCCTCTGGCACATGGCCCAGGCTGCTTTTAGCTTACTGACAAGCTACACGCACATCTGAGCACCTCCGAGACAGTGCTGGAACTGCAAGTTCCCCACCTCAGGCAACCCAGCATGGATGGGGAGAGGAAATCCAGCACCACCCAGGTTGCAGACACAGGGGGAGAGAGGCAGCTCATTCCAGAGAGTCTCTAACAAAGCAAACAGAGGCAGGTCCCCACCTCCCATCAAAGGGACTTAAACAAACTAAACCAGCTAGAAACACAGCTGAACTTTCACATGCAGCAGCAACTCTGCATGCTGGTGGCCTCAGATGCAGCATCGACTATGGTGTATTTGCATTTCCAGGAGTTACCCCATGCAGaaccagcccatcccagcaccctGGTGTCACTCACCACTTTGTTGGGGTCATTGCGGTGGTTCTCCATGCAGTGCttcaccagctcctgctggtcCAGGTTCCGGGCCCCGCAGTACGGGCACACAAACGTTGAGCGATTTGGAATATTGCTGAAGAGAGCAAGGACAAGCTCAGATCCCCTGGGAAGGGACTGGATCAACTCCTTCCAAACTAACCCAGCCATCCCCTGCCCAGCCTTGTGATACCCACCCGCAGCAGAAACTAGACCAGCCCGTTCCCACCCTAGCCACAGGCTGAACCACCCTGGTTTGGTCGGTCCTTCCTCTCACACCACGCTCTGAAACACAGGGCAGTGCAGATGCCAGGAGGGAAAAGGTGCTGACGTTTCCCCCTGTGATTGCCCAGGGGAAAGTAAAACACACGCTCGGATTTTAGGGCTTGTAAGGGAGGGGACGTGACAGTGCAGCCTGCAAGGATGAACACATTTCCCTGCCCAACAAGCAACTGTACCTAGGAATAGGCTGGGATGTGGGGACAACTGGAACGAACTTGGGGCAGTTGGCcatctgctcctgcaccttCGCACAGGACGAGACGTGAGAGCGCATTTTCGCGAGGGTCACCtggaaaataagaagaaatgttCCCAGAGGCTGCAGGAACACCTTCCAAACAGCACTAGAGCCTCCGCTACAGCTCAGTTTTGGTCAACCGACATCAGAGCAAACACTGGTCTGTGCAGGGTGACCCACACCAGCGTGGAAACGCTGCACCAGCCTTTCCTTCCTTGCAGGACAGAGATATGGGGCTGCATGCTTGCTGCACATACCCGCAGAGGTCACACACAAGCCACCCAGGCTGTGTTATTGTAGCAATAGCTCTGTTTTCCTTAGCAAAGGAGGAACTGCTGACAGGcagaaaccccaaaccactCTGACACCATACAGGATCATTCCTGGGCCACAGCCAGAGAGTTACAAGAAGATCCCCAGAGTTAACGGAAGCCAGAAAGCGCATAAGCGGAGGCACACCATGAATCACAGCTTTACAACTGGTCCCTGAAGCGTCCCAGACCAGACTCGCCCCAGGCTGGCCCAGGCCATGCTGCTGGTTCAGCTTCCCCACGGCCATTGGGATCACAGCACCTTAAGCAAGAGCTAAATCCTTACCCTTAttaggagcagcagcagagctggtttgCCTCAGCCTCTCCCGTGTTGCAGGAAAACCTCAGCCTGCTTTTGAAGGTCCCCACTGTCTAATAATAGCTCCGGTCTGCTGACAAAGGCAGCTAGGAGAGAGCACCTTCATCTCTGCACAGCCCCGCTCGCCCGGCTCACAGCAGCAGCCGTGACATGCAGGGGACACCACACCTCACAGGCACAGGTTGGGGACCTGCTGAACAGGGGACtccacaaaccaaaccacagtCAGCAAGCAACCTTCCTCCCCCGGTGCCACGGCTGCAGGATTGGCAGTGGGACGGGGACAGGCAGCCTTCCCCTGTGAGCTTTACCTTcttgctgcagcccctgcagggAGCCTTGTAGGACGAAAGCTGTTTCTCCACACTGGAAGCCTTCTCCACC
This region includes:
- the RNF166 gene encoding E3 ubiquitin-protein ligase RNF166 isoform X1; the encoded protein is MFRSLLVAAAQRPQAPGGSPRPPPASGPAAEALEAQFSCPICLEVFHRAVGIAGCGHTFCGECLQPCLQVPSPLCPLCRMPFDPKKVEKASSVEKQLSSYKAPCRGCSKKVTLAKMRSHVSSCAKVQEQMANCPKFVPVVPTSQPIPSNIPNRSTFVCPYCGARNLDQQELVKHCMENHRNDPNKVVCPVCSAMPWGDPSYKSANFLQHLLHRHKFSYDTFVDYNIDEEAALQAALALSLSEN
- the RNF166 gene encoding E3 ubiquitin-protein ligase RNF166 isoform X2, with product MRSHVSSCAKVQEQMANCPKFVPVVPTSQPIPSNIPNRSTFVCPYCGARNLDQQELVKHCMENHRNDPNKVVCPVCSAMPWGDPSYKSANFLQHLLHRHKFSYDTFVDYNIDEEAALQAALALSLSEN